One window of Inquilinus sp. Marseille-Q2685 genomic DNA carries:
- a CDS encoding PotD/PotF family extracellular solute-binding protein, whose protein sequence is MACAALMGPAMLRVPALAAAAQELVITTYGGVWEAFWRNSLVPAFETATGAKTKLDIGFGRTFTSTLRAAGKDHPPYSMVMMNEIFASLLRKEGYFEKFDLSLVPHYKDLYPIAQTGDGWAAVGMISPLGLGYRTDLVQTPPKSWKDLWDNPEFQGRIGLYNIVNSAGKAMVMLTGKLFGSGPQDLDKAYEKLGELAPVLQTDFNMSTLMSTGEIVVAPYDFGEIARLKHQGLPVECIVPEEGLLMWDQTFSICANAPARELAYKYIDFILSPETQLMLAREFFVSPVNRTVEVPEDLRADVPVYGEQMGRILAWDWDWVNANATEMTERWNRTFQ, encoded by the coding sequence ATGGCATGCGCGGCCCTGATGGGCCCGGCCATGCTGCGCGTCCCGGCCCTGGCGGCCGCGGCGCAGGAGCTGGTCATCACCACCTATGGCGGGGTCTGGGAGGCGTTCTGGCGCAACAGCCTGGTGCCCGCCTTCGAGACCGCGACCGGCGCCAAGACGAAGCTCGACATCGGCTTCGGCCGCACCTTCACCTCGACCCTGCGCGCGGCCGGCAAGGACCACCCGCCCTATTCCATGGTGATGATGAACGAGATCTTCGCCTCGCTGCTGCGCAAGGAGGGCTACTTCGAGAAGTTCGACCTCTCGCTGGTGCCGCACTACAAGGACCTGTACCCGATCGCCCAGACCGGCGACGGCTGGGCCGCGGTCGGCATGATCTCGCCGCTCGGCCTCGGCTACCGTACCGACCTGGTGCAGACCCCGCCGAAATCCTGGAAGGACCTGTGGGACAACCCGGAGTTCCAGGGCCGCATCGGCCTCTACAACATCGTCAACTCCGCCGGCAAGGCGATGGTGATGCTGACCGGCAAGCTGTTCGGCAGCGGCCCGCAGGACCTGGACAAGGCCTATGAGAAGCTGGGCGAGCTGGCGCCCGTGCTGCAGACCGACTTCAACATGTCGACCCTGATGTCGACCGGGGAGATCGTGGTCGCGCCCTATGATTTCGGCGAGATCGCCCGGCTGAAGCACCAGGGCCTGCCGGTCGAGTGCATCGTGCCGGAGGAAGGCCTGCTGATGTGGGACCAGACCTTCAGCATCTGCGCCAACGCCCCGGCGCGCGAGCTGGCCTACAAGTATATCGACTTCATCCTGTCACCCGAGACGCAGCTGATGCTGGCGCGGGAGTTCTTCGTCTCCCCGGTCAACCGCACGGTCGAGGTGCCGGAGGATCTGCGCGCCGATGTCCCGGTCTACGGCGAGCAGATGGGCAGGATCCTCGCCTGGGACTGGGACTGGGTGAACGCCAATGCCACCGAGATGACGGAACGCTGGAACCGGACCTTCCAGTGA